The region TTTAATTTTCCTTGCGGTTCGTTTAGGCGGGTTGCGTGAAGGATCGCCCTCTCCTTGCAAATTATGCTATTCCTAATAGGTCCGCCAACTCATTAAAATCATTGGCGACGAGGTCCGAGGGATGCGCATTTACGCCTTGAACTCTGCCGGGTCCGTATTCCAGAGGGCGCGGCACCAACGCTGTATGGAAACCGACGGCTTGTGAGGCTCGGAGATCGCCAGGGTGTGCGGCAACCATCATGACCTCATTGGGAGACAAACCGAGCAGGGCCGTGGCAGTCTGATAAACTTCGGGGTCAGGCTTGTAATGTCCTGTTAACTCGGCAGACAGAATACAATCCCACGGTAGTCCCGCAAATTTTGCCATATTGGTTAGCAAGGCGACGTTGCCGTTAGAGAGTGTCGCGACGATATATCGCGTGCGAAGCCGTTCCAAACCACTGACTGCATCGGGCCACGGTTTGAGCCGATGCCAGACCCGATTTAGATGGTCTTTATCAGTTTCGCTCAAGCCTACGATGTTAAACGCCTCAAGAAGACTATCCAAGATGCGTCGATGCAGTGCGTCAATATTCTGCCATGGCAATTCACCGCGCCGAACCCTATCCATCGCGGGACCGTAGCCCGCGCGCCATTTCAAGGCGAATTGTGCCCAATCAATGTCAATACCGCGGGTGTCCCCGAATTTTTCGCCTTCAGCGACAATTGAACTGTACCAATCTACAACCGTGCCGAAAACATCAAAGGTGAGTGCTTTGACGTGGGAACGTGCGTTTTGCATGGTGTTACGTTCCTTTCTGTTGTCTGAGACGTGCTAAGAGGGAGAGGCTATTTCTGGTCTGTCTAAAGTCACATCATATACCAATTCATCGCGATTGTCCATTGAATTATGGTAAAACCTACAATTAGGTTTACGTTACCTGATATGGCGAGGAAACCGCGCCAGCGAGTGGAGATGCCCGGAATCCGCCATGTTCACGTATTTCTAGACTTTTCCGTGAATGTTCCCTTAAAAAAAGCACTCTGGCGTGAAGTCGGACGCCAGAGTGCCAAGGAGGTTTATATATTTAAAACCT is a window of Candidatus Poribacteria bacterium DNA encoding:
- a CDS encoding haloacid dehalogenase type II → MQNARSHVKALTFDVFGTVVDWYSSIVAEGEKFGDTRGIDIDWAQFALKWRAGYGPAMDRVRRGELPWQNIDALHRRILDSLLEAFNIVGLSETDKDHLNRVWHRLKPWPDAVSGLERLRTRYIVATLSNGNVALLTNMAKFAGLPWDCILSAELTGHYKPDPEVYQTATALLGLSPNEVMMVAAHPGDLRASQAVGFHTALVPRPLEYGPGRVQGVNAHPSDLVANDFNELADLLGIA